From one Lycium ferocissimum isolate CSIRO_LF1 chromosome 7, AGI_CSIRO_Lferr_CH_V1, whole genome shotgun sequence genomic stretch:
- the LOC132065408 gene encoding LOW QUALITY PROTEIN: putative phospholipid:diacylglycerol acyltransferase 2 (The sequence of the model RefSeq protein was modified relative to this genomic sequence to represent the inferred CDS: inserted 1 base in 1 codon) produces the protein MASILRFRKLCFLEPVKYSSVSYDKPKNDEKQSFEKPQKPESLVSGIERVLEKPKSKKIKKQPKEWRCVDSCCWLIGYLCTTWWLLLFLCNFLPANMPGLKVPEAPGVRLKRDGLTALHPVVLVPGIVTGGLELWEGRPCSEGLFRKRLWGGSFTEIFKRPLCWLEHLSLDNETGLDPPGIRVRAVPGLVAADYFAPGYFVWAVLIENLAKIGYEQKNMYMAAYDWRLSFQNTEIRDQALSRLKSKIELMYVTNGYKKVVVVPHSMGVIYFLHFLKWVEAPPPVGGGGGPGWCAKHVKAIMNIGPAFLGVPKAVANILSAEGKDVAFIRAMAPGLLDSETFGFQTLQHVMRVSRTWDSVVSLVPRGGETIWGDLNQSPEVENICYTSKARYLQSSSKESNGNDTDARRSSQVKELPKYGRIVSFGKEKLELPSSQLSIIDSNEFVHKSGSRNSNTSCGEILSEYDEMSRKSIKKVAENDAYTARTLLDLLRFVAPKMMKRAEAHFSHGIAENLDDPKYSHYKYWSNPLETKLPDAPDMEIYCSYGVGIPTERSYVYKLSSSDRCKSIPLQIDSSHXDSDNGCLKGGVHFVDGDESVPVVSAGFMCAKGWRGKTRFNPSGISTYVREYQHKAPASLLEGRGTESGAHVDIMGNIVLIEDVLRLAAGATGAELGGDRIYSEIMKMSDRINIRL, from the exons aTGGCTTCAATTCTAAGGTTTCGTAAGCTGTGCTTTCTTGAACCAGTGAAGTATTCTTCTGTGAGTTATGACAAAccaaaaaatgatgaaaaacaATCTTTTGAAAAACCACAAAAACCAGAAAGTCTTGTTTCTGGTATTGAGAGAGTATTAGAGAAACCAAAATCCAAGAAGATTAAAAAACAGCCTAAGGAATGGAGGTGTGTAGATAGCTGTTGTTGGTTAATAGGCTACTTGTGTACAACTTGGTGGCTACTTCTGTTTTTGTGCAATTTTTTGCCTGCAAATATGCCTGGACTTAAAGTCCCTGAAGCTCCTGGAGTTAGACTTAAACGTGATGGATTAACAGCTCTTCACCCTGTTGTTTTAGTCCCTGGCATTGTCACTGGTGGCCTTGAACTTTGGGAAGGAAGGCCTTGTTCTGAAGGATTATTTCGAAAGAGGCTTTGGGGTGGTAGTTTTACTGAAATATTCAAGAG GCCTTTATGTTGGTTGGAGCACTTATCGTTGGATAATGAAACGGGGCTTGATCCACCCGGGATTCGAGTCCGAGCAGTTCCAGGACTTGTAGCAGCCGATTATTTTGCCCCTGGTTACTTTGTTTGGGCTGTTCTTATTGAGAATTTGGCAAAAATTGGCTACGAACAGAAGAATATGTACATGGCTGCTTATGACTGGAGGCTATCCTTCCAAAATACAGAG ATTAGGGACCAAGCTCTGAGTAGGTTGAAGAGCAAAATCGAGCTTATGTATGTGACAAACGGTTACAAGAAAGTGGTTGTGGTGCCTCATTCAATGGGAGTTATCTATTTTCTCCACTTCCttaaatgggttgaagcaccTCCTCCGGTTGGAGGTGGTGGTGGGCCGGGTTGGTGTGCCAAACATGTCAAAGCTATCATGAATATCGGTCCAGCATTTCTCGGCGTTCCAAAGGCTGTTGCTAATATATTGTCTGCTGAGGGAAAAGACGTTGCCTTTATCAG AGCCATGGCTCCGGGTTTGCTGGACTCCGAGACCTTCGGTTTTCAAACACTTCAACACGTTATGCGGGTTTCTCGAACATGGGACTCCGTCGTTTCTTTGGTACCTAGAGGAGGAGAGACCATATGGGGTGACTTGAATCAGTCTCCAGAAGTAGAAAACATATGCTATACATCAAAGGCGCGATACTTGCAATCTTCTTCAAAGGAAAGCAATGGCAATGACACAGATGCTAGGAGGAGTTCCCAGGTGAAGGAGCTGCCGAAATATGGAAGAATAGTTTCATTTGgcaaggaaaaattagagttaCCTTCGTCACAGCTCTCAATTATAGATTCAAAT GAATTCGTGCATAAAAGTGGATCCAGAAATTCCAACACGTCATGTGGAGAAATATTGTCAGAGTATGACGAGATGAGTCGCAAAAGCATTAAGAAAGTTGCCGAAAATGATGCATACACAGCAAGAACTCTGTTAGATCTTCTTCGGTTTGTGGCACCGAAAATGATGAAGCGTGCTGAGGCACATTTCTCTCACGGAATAGCAGAAAACCTTGATGATCCGAAGTATAGTCATTACAAGTACTGGTCAAATCCACTTGAAACCAA GTTGCCGGATGCTCCGGATATGGAGATATACTGTTCATATGGGGTGGGAATTCCAACTGAGAGATCATACGTCTACAAGCTTTCGTCTTCTGATAGATGCAAGAGCATTCCTCTTCAAATCGATAGCTCGC ACGATAGTGACAACGGGTGCTTAAAAGGTGGAGTACACTTTGTTGATGGCGACGAGAGCGTACCAGTCGTGAGCGCTGGGTTCATGTGCGCTAAAGGTTGGCGAGGCAAGACACGTTTCAACCCCTCGGGCATATCCACATACGTGAGAGAATACCAACACAAGGCACCGGCGAGCCTGCTAGAAGGGAGAGGCACGGAGAGTGGGGCCCACGTTGACATTATGGGAAATATCGTGTTGATCGAGGATGTTCTACGACTCGCTGCTGGTGCCACCGGTGCAGAGTTGGGTGGCGATAGGATCTACTCGGAGATCATGAAAATGTCAGACAGGATAAATATTCGGCTTTAA